In Hemitrygon akajei unplaced genomic scaffold, sHemAka1.3 Scf000163, whole genome shotgun sequence, a single window of DNA contains:
- the LOC140724116 gene encoding uncharacterized protein — MAHQRVHTGERPFTCSDYGKGFTESSKLKVHQRVHSGERPFTCSDCGKGFTRSSHLLLHQFVHTAERDFTCSECGKRFTHSSTLQRHQSVHTRERPFTCSVCGKRFTQSSHLQRHQQVHTGEKPFTCSNCGKRFTQSSTLQRHQSIHTGEWRFTCSECGKGFTQLSKLLAHQSVHSGEWPFTCSDCGKGFTRSSDLLTHERVHTGERPFTCCECGKGFARSSDLQIHQRVHTGERPFTCSVCGKGFHQSSNLHRHQQFHTGVKQFTCSFCGKGFSRSSSLLAHQSVHTGVWPFTCSECGKGFTQSSELLVHQSVHSGEWPFTCSECGKGFTQSSNLQRHQSVHTGEKPFTCCECGKGFARLSDLQIHQRVHTGERPFTCSVCGKGFHQSSNLHRHQRVHTGVKPFTCSDCGKGFTRSSSLLAHQRVHTGERPFTCCECGKGFTRSSHLLAHQRVHSG, encoded by the coding sequence atggctcaccagcgagttcacactggggagcggccgttcacctgctcggactatgggaagggattcactgaatcatctaaattgaaggtacatcaacgagttcattctggggagaggccattcacctgctcagactgtgggaagggattcactcggtcatctcacctactgctACATCAGTTTGTTCACACAGCAGAGAGggatttcacctgctcagaatgtgggaagagattcactcactcttccaccctacagagacaccagtcagttcacaccagggagaggccattcacctgctcagtctgtgggaagagatttactcagtcatcccacctacagagacaccagcaagttcacactggggagaagcctttcacctgctcaaactgtgggaagagattcacacagtcatccaccctacagagacaccagtcaattcacactggggagtggcggttcacctgctcagaatgtgggaagggattcacacagttatccaaactactggcacaccagtcagttcacagtggggagtggccattcacctgctcagactgtgggaagggattcactcggtcatctgatctgCTGACACAcgagcgagttcacaccggggagaggccattcacctgctgtgaatgtgggaagggattcgctcggtcatctgatctacagatacaccagcgagttcacactggggagaggccgtttacctgctcagtctgtgggaagggattccatCAATCTTCCAACCTCCATAGACACCAGCAATTTCACACTGGGGTGAAGCAGTTCACCTGCTcattctgtgggaagggattcagtcggtcatcctccctattggcacaccagtcagttcacactggggtgtggccattcacctgctcagaatgtgggaaaggattcactcaatcatctgaactactggtacaccagtcagttcacagtggggagtggccgttcacctgctcagaatgtgggaagggattcactcagtcatccaacttacagagacaccagtcagttcacactggggagaagccgttcacctgctgtgaatgtgggaagggatttgctcgGTTATCCGATCTACagatacaccagcgagttcacaccggggagagaccattcacctgctcagtctgtgggaaggggttccATCAATCATCCAACCTTcatagacaccagcgagttcacactggggtgaagccgttcacctgctcagactgtggaaagggattcactcggtcatcctcactattggcacaccagcgagttcacactggggagaggccgttcacctgctgtgaatgtgggaaaggattcactcggtcatctcatctgctggcacaccagcgagttcacagtgggtag